The nucleotide window TCATTCTTCTACGAATATTTTTTAAACCTACTCCATTGCTTTCGTTTGTATCACCATTTAAACTTTCGAGAAAGCTCCCTTTCATCCCTACTCCATTATCTTCAACTTCGAAATGATTATATCCCCGATCACGATAGGCAGTTAGTTTCACTGTTCCTCCTTCAAGCTGCTTTCCAATCCCATGCCGAATGGCATTCTCAACAAGCGGCTGAATGAGAAGTGGAGGAATCTTGACTTCGTGCATAACGGAATCAATCTTGTATTCAACTTGAATGCGGTCTCTAAACCGAGCCCGTTCAATCTCTACATACGATTGAATCAAATTTAATTCCTGGCTAAAGGGAACCCGCTTTTGCAAATTATTAAAATGAAAACTTCCTCGTAAATAATCAGCGAGCTTTAGCGTTAAATTTCTCGATCTTTCCATATCCTTGTAACTTGACGCAACAATACTGTTCAAAGCGTTATAAAGAAAATGCGGTTTAATCTGTGACTGCAAGAAAGCGATCTCTAAATTTAAGGCCCTGCTGAAAGAATCCTTCATCGCAAGCAAACTGCCAATCCTTGCCTTTAACTCATCAAGGTCAAATGGTTTTGGCAAGAAGTCATTCGCTCCCGCCGCAAAGGCGGACACCTTATCCTTCGGTTGAATGGCTGCTGTTACCATTAACACAGGGAACTCTGTTAAGGAATAGTTGGTACGAATGGCCTGGCAAACCTCATAACCAGACATACCCGGCATCATTAGATCCAAAATAGCCAAGTCAATCGCATGTTGTTTGTTAAGCTGCTCCATCACCTCATGACCATTTTGAACCGCAATGACATTACAATGAATGGATGTAAGGGCATCGATTAATATTCTTAAATTGGAAAAGTTATCATCCGCAATCAGAACAGTATATTCGCCTTGTTGTTCCAAATAATAGGGCGTTGCAAAGGTATACTCCGGCAGCTTTGCCGTTTTACCCGGATCCTGATTCTTTTTAGTTGGTTCGTCTCCTCTATTTGCAATCGGTAGAGCGATGGTAAATGTGGTTCCCTCACCCTTTGTGGATAAAACGCGTATTTCCCCATTTTGCAGTTCAACAAGCTGCTTGACAATCGTCAATCCCAGTCCTACTCCTTGCTGAGCTGTCTGCGACTCCAACGTTTGAAAGGGTTTGAAAATTAGCGGAATCTCTTCCTCTTCCATCCCCGCACCTGTATCGCGAACGGAAATCTCAATCATTCCATTTTGTGCTTCAGCTACTATTTGAACAACACCATTTTCAGTATGCTTAATAGCATTATCAAGTAAGTTGCTGATAATTTGGACAACACGGCTTTCATCCGCAAGCGCATAAGGAAGCTTCTCAGGTACCTGATTTTCCAGCTGAATATTTCGATCCGTCGCCAGAAAAGAATAGATTTGCAGATTGACGTCAATCGTTGAACGGATATCGACCGGTTCTAAGTGAATGGTCAATTCTCCTTCTTGTAGCTTTGAAAAATCTAAAATATCATACACTAACTGTGAAAGTCTGTCTGTAATCGTGGTAATCAATTGCAGCCGTTCCCGATGGCCCTCCGTTAATGGATGATCCGGATCATTCAGAATAGAACGTGAGATATTCATAATGCCATGCAGCGGCGATTTAAACTCATGGGAGGTTCTAGCAAGAAACTCATCCTTCATTTTATCCGCTTTAAGAAGCCGGACAGAGAGCTCTTTGTTTTTCTGAAAGGCATTTGAAAACCGCCATGACATAAACAACGCCAGCATGATTAAAAACAGGAACGGTTCAAAGGGAATCACCTTATATACCCGTACAGCAAAATAGGAATAGGCCGTTTGAGTGAGTGCATAGGCGATTAAAGCTACCGCAGCCACCGCAAGATAAATGCTGCCCTCTATTCGATGGAGAGCTGCTAATACGAAAACATAGGTAACATATAATAATGTCAACGTGATATATCCTGATATAATCGGTAAAAACACGCCTGTATAAAGATGAGTAAGAAAGACGAGCGCCAATAGACTCATGATGGATCCAGCAATCAAGCCAATTTGAATGATAACTCGTGTACAATACGACTGAAATGCTGTATAGACGAAAAGGACCATCCCCATCCCCGTGCCGATAGAAGATAAAATCTGTATTCGATAATATAACCAAAATGGAAGCTTGGGGAATAGGTCAAAGATGACTCTTTCGCCACTTACTGCCGCAAACAGTGCCGAACAAATACAGACCAGTCCGAAAATAATCAAGGAAGTGTCTTCCTTACGCTGTGAATATAACCCGACGAAATACAGACCCATAATCAGAAAGGAAACAACGATAATCCAATCATGGGAGAGTGCCTGATTGTCTAGAGCAGAAATTTGCTTGGCAGAACCTAGATAGAGTGGTCCGTTAATCCCACCGCTTCCCCGTAAGTCATAATTGGCCACTTGAACAATGAGTTCATTCCAACCCGGCTGTAAGTTGATATAGCTTGTATAAGGCTTATTCCTTGCTACATAGCCACCTTTTTCTGCCGGCTTTCCACTCTCTCCAATGGTTTTCCCATTCAGCATAATCCGATTGGCTACTTGTATTGAAGATAATTTCAAACCATAAACTTGATTGGTATCCTTTACTTTTACATGCAAGCGATAAGTTGCCACACCCAGCGACTTCATCTCGTGATTAAATTTCCCCGGCACTTTGATCATATCTCGATTTAATTTTCTTCCATTAGAATCAAAATCATCATGGAACAAAAGCTGATGGGGGTAAAACTCCCACTCGCCATTTAACGGAACAGGCTGGTCCGTAGAGAAATCCCAGGAGGAAAGTTGTAAATACCCTTCTGCTGCTTTTGGAGTTTGTTTCGTATGATCGGTAAAAGCAAAATAGAGAACGAAACAAATCAAAACGAATATCAAGAAGGTAATGGCAATGGATTGGATCTTTTTTCTCATACATACCTCTTTTAATGTAAAGTTACGTTCAGATGCTTCAATAACTGAACCGTTTCTTGTTCTAATTCAATTCCCAGTTCATGAATCGTTTGTTCCAATTTCCTATATACCACAATGGCCGCATTCCGCCTGCCTAATTCTATATATATCCGCATCAATTCCCGGGCATATTTTTCAGAATCAGGGATCATCGTCAATATACACTGTAAACTTTCTTCTGCCAGCGTCAGATTTCGGTCTTTGAAATATTCATAACGCCGAATCACCGCACGAATATACAGATTCTTTAACTCAATTTGCCTAGAGACTCCCCACTGATAACCAGAACTCTCCATATAGTCTCCTTTATATAGAGAATGGATTTGTTGAAAAAGGGTTTCATCAAAGTCCCCGTTTGCATGTAGGTCTAGCAATTTCTCCCTCACTAGTTGCTCGTCACTTTTTACACCGTTTGCTGCAAAGGCAAATCCTTTTCCGATTTTATTTATTTCCACCTGAAGCCCAGACTCTTTTAAACTCTTTCGCAAGTACGACAAACACGTATATAAATACCCTTTTGCCTTCTTCAAATCATGCTCAGGCCAAATAGCTTCAATGATACTATCTGTATCGACAGGTTGATCAAGATGATGAACCAAAAAGGCACACACTTCTTTCTCCTTTTTTGTTTTCCATGATAGTGTCCGTTTCTGATCACCAGGCAAATGGAGATAAAGGCCTCCCATACACTGGATAGGAGGGTGGACTATCTCATTCTGAGATTGGCGCTGTTCTATGATGATAGGCCGGATACGTGAAATACATAGCTGCAATCGTTCCGGTGTAACTGGTTTTAATAAATAATCATTCGATTGAATTTCAAATGCCTCAACAGCATATTCTGAATAGGCCGTTACAAATACCACCATTAATTGCGGGTTAATTGACTTCATTTTTCTCGCAACCTCTGTCCCCTTAAGGCCTGGCATATCAATATCAAGGAAAACAAGATCAATCCCATTCCCTTCAAAGGCCTGTAACGCCTGGAATGGATCTGTAAAACGTCCAACAATCGCTACATTTTCATTCTGTTGTAATAATATTTCTAATAGATCAAGTGCATCTTCTTCATCATCAATGAGCATCACACGTAACACGTACATTTCCCCTTAATCAGGCTTCCATGTTATAAAACTGGAAATCTAAAAATGAATCCATAGGCATCTAGTAAAATTCTAAGCCCTATACCTAACAATCCGTTCGTTCAATAGCTTTGTTATTATAGACTCAATAAAAAAATTCGTAAATATTATTTTATTGGAAAACCAGTATGTGTTTCTCTACCCTATATTGCGGAATATTCACTAAATTCGAATCTTTTGTAAAACACTTTACAGAATTCAATCGTGTTTGGAATTAAACTTATCATAGGTTAAAAGTTTAAAGGCGTTTATGGAGTGAATCAGGTATTGTTTATTTACTTTACTAATTAAGCCCTTTTCTTGTAAATAAAGCATGACATTGGAGACGCTTACTCTCGAGGAGCCAACGACCTGGGAAAGTTCTTGATGGGTAAAGGGTATGGCAATCAAAACACCATCGCCCGAGCTTTCGCCATATGTTTCAGCCAATTGTGCCAGCACAAACATGACACGTTCTTCAATGTTTGAAAAACTCATTAGGTGTGTTTGCACAAGCAAGGCGTTTTGTTTTTGGCTCATGGATTGCAGCACTTGTTCAAATAGGTCTGGAGTTCCTCTAACAATTTCTCGGAATGGTGCATGGGGAATTCGAATGACTTCTATGTCTGTTGAGGCAGCAGCACAATACGGATAGGTTTCACCAGACCAAACATTGCATTCACCCATGATAGAATTCGACCCTATTACAAACAAATGCCGTTCTTCACCAGAAGGGGACAACAGGTACGCCCTTACTCGTCCAGTTAGGATTAAATAAATATCCGACAAAGCCTGATGCTCCATAAAAAGGCAGGTACCCTTAGGGTAGAATTTTTTCGTTCCATGCTGCTTAAAAAGTTCAGGATCCCAATTTCCATGTTCCACCCATATATTCATTTGTACACGCCTCCTTTAACCTAAAGAAATTGATATTTTTATAGAAAGGAAGAAAGTCGATGAGTCATCCTTTTAAAGAACAAAGAAAACTTTTCCCAACACTTACGAATACCATTCATTTATCCAGTTGCTCACAAAGCGCGATCAGCTTGCCAGTGAAAGATGCGATAAATCGTTACGTGGAAAGCTGGACTGAAAACGGCATGGATTGGAATGGCTGGATGGAGCGTGTTCAAGATGCAAAAAATGAATTTGCCGCACTAATCAATGCAGATCCAGAAGAGATCGCTGTATTATCTAGTGTTTCGGACGCCGCCTCCGCATTCGCAAGTGCACTTTCCTTTACATCCGATCGAAATAAAGTAGTGACAACAGATATTGATTTTCCTTGCATTGGACATGTTTGGCTTTCTCACAAAAAGAGAAATGCTCAAGTGACCTTTGTACCTGCTGATGAGAATCATACAATCCCATTTGAAGCCTATGAAAAAGCAATTGATACCAACACGCTTGTCACGTCCATCGCACATGTATCTTATTATAACGGCTTCAAGCAAAATTTGAAATCGCTCTCCTCCCTTGCACATAGCAATGGATCATTCTTATTTGTCGATGCCTACCAGTCGGCGGGAAGCGTTCCGATTGACGTCAAAGACAGCCATATCGATGCCCTTGTTGCGGGAGCCCAGAAGTTTTTACTAGGAGTTCCGGGAATCGCCTTTATGTATATAAGAAAAGAACTCGCCAATCAATTAGAGCCCCTGACAACCGGATGGTTTAGCCGGCAAAATCCCTTTGCCTTTACCAATCAAATTTTGGACTACGCGGACGGTACCAGGAGATTTGATACCGGTACACCACCCATGATCAATGCCTATGCAGCACATGCGGGAATTTCACTCTTAAATGATATTGGCATCAAACCGATTGAAACCTATCTAGAACATTTATCTAGCGTTTGTATAGCTACAGCGCAAAAACATGGATTGGAGATCGCAAGTCCTTTAGATATTCAGCAAAAAGGAAGTACTACCGCCATACGGGTTAAAAATGCCGGCTTTTTGGAAGGTCACTTGAAGTCCCAAGGAATGATTGTATCCGCCCGTAATGATGTGCTTAGAATTGCTCCGCATTTCTACAACACAGAAGAAGAAGTGGTCCAAACCATTGAGGCGATTGCCCATGCTCTTATTACAAAGTAAAAAGATAGCAGCGATTCTACTCGGAACCTTCCTTGTAGCTGCTGCTTACTATGTTTTTCAAAAACCAAATGGGATTACAGCACCAGGATTAGGGGGAATTGCCGTTATAGTGGCGAACGTCCTGCATTCTCCCTTAGGACTAATCTATTTTGTACTCAATATTCCTATATTTTTAATCGGATACCGTTCCATCGGTTCCTCTTTTGCTTTCTTTAGTCTAATTGGAATGGGGGCACTCTCTCTCTTCTTAGCCATTTTATCGACAATCCCCACCCTTCCTTCACCGATAGTCGGTTGTATTTTAGGCGGGGTTCTCTCTGGGATTGGTATTGGCATCGTGATTCAAGCTGGCGCAACCACCGGTGGGCTTGATATTGCCAGTGTCGTGATTGCCAAGCATTTCCCCTTCATCACGATTGGAAAGACAATGATGGTCGTTAATGGCTTTGTCCTTTTTTTAACCTTTTTAACAGACGGATTTGATCATACGGTTCTTACTTTTATTAGCATTATCATTGCAGGAAAAAGCGTGGATTCATCGATATCCTTAATTCAACGATACAAAAATGAGGAGGCCAGTTTATGAAGGATCATTTAATCAAGCAAGAAGAAGGGTTGCAACGGGCCCTTACTGACCGACAACTAACGATGATTGCCATTGGTGGAGCAATAGGAACCGGATTGTTTATGGGAAGTGGAATTGCGATTGGCTATGCAGGTCCGGGTGTACTGATTAGCTATGTCATTACTGCGTGCATTGCTGTGATCATGATGTTCAGTCTATCTGAAATGGCCGTCGTACACCCTACAGCTGGCTCATTTGGTACCTATGCGGAAATGTATCTCAATTCCTGGGTAGGGTTCTTAGTTCGGTATACGTATTGGGCTGCCCAAGTGATTGCCATCGGGAGCGAAGCTGTAGCGGTAGGAATTTATATGCAATATTGGTTCCCCTCGATCCCTGTTTGGCTTTGGGCACTGGGATTTGGCGCCATTATCCTCTATGTAAACAGCCGTTCTGTAGGGAATTTTGGAACAATTGAATATTGGTTTGCGATGATTAAAGTCGTGGCCATTGTTCTCTTTATCATTTTCGGAATCACCGTCGTATTTGGCATTGGACATTCCGAATCCGTAGGTTTTAGCCATTATACAGACAACCAAGGTTTCTTTCCACATGGGTTTAAGGGGGTGTGGATGGGTGTGCTGATGGCCATTTTCTCCTTTTACGGAGTAGAAATTATTGCCGTTACCGCCGGTGAGTCAAAGAACCCACAAAAGGCCGTTCCAAAAGCCATGAAAACGATGATTATCCGATTATTCCTCTTCTATATCTTGTCGTTGGCCATTATTCTTGCCATCGTCCCTTGGGCACATGCCGGTGCACAAGTAGTGGAACAGAGCCCGTTTGTAAAAGTATTCGAAAGCTCTGGCATTCGGTATGCAGCCGGAATTATGAACTTTGTCGTATTAACAGCTGCGTTATCAAGTATGAACACAAACCTATATCTCACATCACGAATGCTTTTCTCCTTATCACGCGGCCGCTACGCTCCCAAGGCTTTAGGAAATTTAAGCAAAACGGGAACCCCTGTGAATGCAATCTTAGCGTCTAGCGGAGGCGTCTTGATCGCCAGTCTAGTTTCCTATTTTAGTCCCATGGCTTTTAATTATCTTTTTGGGGTTGCCCTATTTGGCGGCATCCTCGTATGGATTATCATTCTAGTAAGCCACTTGAACTTTAGAAAAACGGTCCATTTGCATCACCCGGAACCACTGCCTGTAAAAGCCCCCTTGTTTCCATTATTGCAGTGGATTGGGATTATTTTATTAAGTGCCATTCTAATTACGATGGCCTTTTCCCCAGACTTCCGAGTCGCATGGATCGTGGGAGTGCCTTTTATTATCGTCGTGAGCATCATCTTCTTCCTACGCCGGAAAACAATGCCGGCCGTAATCGACAATCAGGTAAAATTCTAAAATCCAAATAAATGGGTTCAGCCTCCTGCACATGCAGGAAACTGAACCCTTTATTTTCTCTTTCATTCTATACAACTTTAAATAAGGATGGGTTTTGTGAGGCCAGGGGTGACAATTCTTCTACATCACCCAACTACGTGTTCGATGGAAGCAAAAGAAGCGTCCTCTTCTTCTTAAACTTTAGATGAGTGGGGGTCTGCTCCCTAAGGCAGATCATCTTTTCGTTCTTTTAAGATATCTTGAATAATTTCCATATGAAAGGCGGCCCATGCTTTTTCACGAAAGTGAAGAATCACGCCTATTATGAGGATGAAGAGATAAATAAAGCCAAAGGATACCCAAAGTAAACTTCCAAGTAAGTCAGTGATTTGCTTTGAAAACATCAGCAACAGCCAGGGAACAGAGGTTAAGAAGATGGGAATAAAGCCGGATCCGTTTTTCTCTTTGACCATTCGATAATAAATGAGTCTTAATGTACTGCTATCCAACGATTGATAAAGAGCCATAACTTCTTCTATTTCTGCGAACTCTTTCATATCTTTGACAGATTCTTTTTTATGTACGGTTTTTTGTAGTTGAAGATATACCTTGTGTGCATCCCCTCGGTATGAAAACATAATGCAAAGGGCTCCTTTTGGGAAATTTTCCTAGTGTCGTAATAAGGATAGATTGCATCAGATTAGCGGTCTTTATACATTGAGGAGCTCGGGGACGTTTTCATGCTCTATTTTCCGCCTCCGAACACGTTTTACATTTTACTCGTTACCAACAAACCCCTTCATGACAAACTTCGCACCCCAAAAGACTCGGAATCCCCGCTGTACCAGCAAAAGCAGCAAATCCAATCAAACATTTGATTACCATGAAGTTTCCTACTTAATCGTTTGATTAAATGTCGCCAAAACCCTTATGCTAAGCGCACCCAGGCCAGTTTGACAGTAAAATTCCTGTCGATAATAGGTCTCAATTTTCGACAACCCTCTTCAATAGTAACGTATAAAAACCAGTATCCTACAAAAATTAGCACGTTTTGATACTAATCAAACAATTGATTGAAACTACTCCCAACACCGATAAATAGAGGGTTTCTATTATTATATTCGTCGAAATATGTTACCCCGAAACACAACGACATGACTAGC belongs to Neobacillus sp. OS1-2 and includes:
- a CDS encoding ATP-binding protein produces the protein MRKKIQSIAITFLIFVLICFVLYFAFTDHTKQTPKAAEGYLQLSSWDFSTDQPVPLNGEWEFYPHQLLFHDDFDSNGRKLNRDMIKVPGKFNHEMKSLGVATYRLHVKVKDTNQVYGLKLSSIQVANRIMLNGKTIGESGKPAEKGGYVARNKPYTSYINLQPGWNELIVQVANYDLRGSGGINGPLYLGSAKQISALDNQALSHDWIIVVSFLIMGLYFVGLYSQRKEDTSLIIFGLVCICSALFAAVSGERVIFDLFPKLPFWLYYRIQILSSIGTGMGMVLFVYTAFQSYCTRVIIQIGLIAGSIMSLLALVFLTHLYTGVFLPIISGYITLTLLYVTYVFVLAALHRIEGSIYLAVAAVALIAYALTQTAYSYFAVRVYKVIPFEPFLFLIMLALFMSWRFSNAFQKNKELSVRLLKADKMKDEFLARTSHEFKSPLHGIMNISRSILNDPDHPLTEGHRERLQLITTITDRLSQLVYDILDFSKLQEGELTIHLEPVDIRSTIDVNLQIYSFLATDRNIQLENQVPEKLPYALADESRVVQIISNLLDNAIKHTENGVVQIVAEAQNGMIEISVRDTGAGMEEEEIPLIFKPFQTLESQTAQQGVGLGLTIVKQLVELQNGEIRVLSTKGEGTTFTIALPIANRGDEPTKKNQDPGKTAKLPEYTFATPYYLEQQGEYTVLIADDNFSNLRILIDALTSIHCNVIAVQNGHEVMEQLNKQHAIDLAILDLMMPGMSGYEVCQAIRTNYSLTEFPVLMVTAAIQPKDKVSAFAAGANDFLPKPFDLDELKARIGSLLAMKDSFSRALNLEIAFLQSQIKPHFLYNALNSIVASSYKDMERSRNLTLKLADYLRGSFHFNNLQKRVPFSQELNLIQSYVEIERARFRDRIQVEYKIDSVMHEVKIPPLLIQPLVENAIRHGIGKQLEGGTVKLTAYRDRGYNHFEVEDNGVGMKGSFLESLNGDTNESNGVGLKNIRRRMKHEYGLDLTIQSEPEVGTKVSVRIPCEPE
- a CDS encoding response regulator, producing MLRVMLIDDEEDALDLLEILLQQNENVAIVGRFTDPFQALQAFEGNGIDLVFLDIDMPGLKGTEVARKMKSINPQLMVVFVTAYSEYAVEAFEIQSNDYLLKPVTPERLQLCISRIRPIIIEQRQSQNEIVHPPIQCMGGLYLHLPGDQKRTLSWKTKKEKEVCAFLVHHLDQPVDTDSIIEAIWPEHDLKKAKGYLYTCLSYLRKSLKESGLQVEINKIGKGFAFAANGVKSDEQLVREKLLDLHANGDFDETLFQQIHSLYKGDYMESSGYQWGVSRQIELKNLYIRAVIRRYEYFKDRNLTLAEESLQCILTMIPDSEKYARELMRIYIELGRRNAAIVVYRKLEQTIHELGIELEQETVQLLKHLNVTLH
- a CDS encoding Crp/Fnr family transcriptional regulator, with translation MNIWVEHGNWDPELFKQHGTKKFYPKGTCLFMEHQALSDIYLILTGRVRAYLLSPSGEERHLFVIGSNSIMGECNVWSGETYPYCAAASTDIEVIRIPHAPFREIVRGTPDLFEQVLQSMSQKQNALLVQTHLMSFSNIEERVMFVLAQLAETYGESSGDGVLIAIPFTHQELSQVVGSSRVSVSNVMLYLQEKGLISKVNKQYLIHSINAFKLLTYDKFNSKHD
- a CDS encoding aminotransferase class V-fold PLP-dependent enzyme, giving the protein MSHPFKEQRKLFPTLTNTIHLSSCSQSAISLPVKDAINRYVESWTENGMDWNGWMERVQDAKNEFAALINADPEEIAVLSSVSDAASAFASALSFTSDRNKVVTTDIDFPCIGHVWLSHKKRNAQVTFVPADENHTIPFEAYEKAIDTNTLVTSIAHVSYYNGFKQNLKSLSSLAHSNGSFLFVDAYQSAGSVPIDVKDSHIDALVAGAQKFLLGVPGIAFMYIRKELANQLEPLTTGWFSRQNPFAFTNQILDYADGTRRFDTGTPPMINAYAAHAGISLLNDIGIKPIETYLEHLSSVCIATAQKHGLEIASPLDIQQKGSTTAIRVKNAGFLEGHLKSQGMIVSARNDVLRIAPHFYNTEEEVVQTIEAIAHALITK
- a CDS encoding YitT family protein, with translation MLLLQSKKIAAILLGTFLVAAAYYVFQKPNGITAPGLGGIAVIVANVLHSPLGLIYFVLNIPIFLIGYRSIGSSFAFFSLIGMGALSLFLAILSTIPTLPSPIVGCILGGVLSGIGIGIVIQAGATTGGLDIASVVIAKHFPFITIGKTMMVVNGFVLFLTFLTDGFDHTVLTFISIIIAGKSVDSSISLIQRYKNEEASL
- a CDS encoding amino acid permease, whose protein sequence is MKDHLIKQEEGLQRALTDRQLTMIAIGGAIGTGLFMGSGIAIGYAGPGVLISYVITACIAVIMMFSLSEMAVVHPTAGSFGTYAEMYLNSWVGFLVRYTYWAAQVIAIGSEAVAVGIYMQYWFPSIPVWLWALGFGAIILYVNSRSVGNFGTIEYWFAMIKVVAIVLFIIFGITVVFGIGHSESVGFSHYTDNQGFFPHGFKGVWMGVLMAIFSFYGVEIIAVTAGESKNPQKAVPKAMKTMIIRLFLFYILSLAIILAIVPWAHAGAQVVEQSPFVKVFESSGIRYAAGIMNFVVLTAALSSMNTNLYLTSRMLFSLSRGRYAPKALGNLSKTGTPVNAILASSGGVLIASLVSYFSPMAFNYLFGVALFGGILVWIIILVSHLNFRKTVHLHHPEPLPVKAPLFPLLQWIGIILLSAILITMAFSPDFRVAWIVGVPFIIVVSIIFFLRRKTMPAVIDNQVKF